The Methylomicrobium agile genome has a segment encoding these proteins:
- the nqrM gene encoding (Na+)-NQR maturation NqrM — translation MTYFLVTFAIMLAVIVLMAIGVMFGRRAIKGSCGGLNSGSCVCVEKCDKRKKLEAEQASLQQP, via the coding sequence ATGACTTATTTTTTAGTGACATTTGCGATCATGCTCGCAGTAATCGTCTTGATGGCGATCGGCGTGATGTTCGGACGGCGCGCGATTAAAGGTTCGTGCGGCGGATTGAATTCCGGCTCATGCGTCTGTGTTGAGAAATGCGATAAAAGAAAAAAACTCGAGGCCGAACAAGCGTCGCTGCAGCAGCCTTAA
- a CDS encoding DUF2845 domain-containing protein: MILLTYAGTAFGISTMRCGHNLIELQDDKYTVLEICGEPEYISYRTKIVGSILHHPRRTLDIQQFEEVQVEEWVYNFGRNRIKQLLRFENGILVEISDLQRGR, encoded by the coding sequence ATGATCTTGCTGACGTATGCCGGTACCGCATTCGGCATTTCCACGATGCGCTGCGGCCACAATCTGATCGAGCTTCAGGACGATAAATACACTGTGCTGGAAATCTGCGGCGAGCCGGAATACATCTCCTACCGGACCAAGATTGTCGGCAGTATCCTGCACCATCCCCGCCGTACTCTCGATATTCAACAGTTCGAGGAGGTCCAGGTCGAAGAATGGGTCTATAATTTCGGGAGAAACCGGATCAAACAATTACTTCGTTTCGAGAATGGGATACTGGTAGAAATATCGGATCTGCAGCGGGGGCGATAA
- the nqrF gene encoding NADH:ubiquinone reductase (Na(+)-transporting) subunit F has protein sequence MLDILLGIFIFTALVIALVFMILGAKRKLVAEGDVEILINDEKKIHVPVGAKLLTALADNGLFVSSACGGGGTCGQCKVIVKSGGGEILPTELTHITKREAACGERLSCQVSVKHDMDIEVEDSVFGVKKWECTVKSNDNVATFIKELVLELPPGESINYRAGGYIQIECPPHVVNYKDYDIEERFHEDWDKYNLWRYVSDVKEPVLRAYSMASYPEEKEIMLNVRIATPPPRADESVPPGKMSSYIFSLEPGDKCIISGPYGEFFAKDTDADMVFVGGGAGMAPMRSHIFDQLRRLKSKRKMTFWYGARSKREMFYVEDFDMLARENPNFTWHVALSDPLPEDNWTGYTGFIHNVLYENYLKNHPAPEDCEFYMCGPPMMNAAVIKMLLDIGVEPENIMLDDFGG, from the coding sequence ATGCTGGATATTTTATTAGGGATTTTCATCTTTACGGCGCTGGTGATTGCGCTCGTATTCATGATTCTCGGCGCAAAACGAAAACTGGTGGCCGAAGGCGATGTTGAGATCCTGATCAATGATGAAAAGAAAATTCATGTGCCGGTCGGCGCCAAATTACTGACCGCGCTGGCGGACAATGGTTTGTTCGTGTCCTCGGCCTGCGGCGGCGGCGGAACCTGCGGTCAGTGCAAGGTCATAGTCAAATCCGGTGGCGGCGAAATCCTGCCGACCGAATTGACCCATATCACCAAGCGCGAAGCGGCCTGCGGCGAACGTCTCTCCTGCCAGGTCAGCGTCAAGCACGACATGGACATCGAAGTCGAAGATTCGGTTTTTGGTGTCAAAAAATGGGAGTGTACGGTCAAATCGAACGATAACGTTGCGACTTTCATTAAGGAACTGGTGCTGGAGTTGCCGCCCGGTGAATCGATCAATTATCGCGCCGGCGGTTATATTCAGATCGAATGTCCGCCGCATGTGGTCAATTATAAGGACTACGATATCGAAGAACGTTTCCATGAAGATTGGGATAAATATAATCTGTGGCGCTATGTCTCCGACGTGAAGGAGCCGGTCCTGCGCGCCTATTCAATGGCGAGCTACCCGGAAGAAAAAGAAATCATGCTGAACGTGCGTATCGCGACCCCTCCGCCAAGAGCGGACGAAAGCGTGCCCCCGGGCAAGATGTCTTCGTACATCTTCAGTTTGGAACCGGGCGACAAATGTATCATATCGGGACCTTATGGCGAATTCTTCGCGAAGGATACCGATGCCGACATGGTCTTCGTCGGCGGCGGCGCGGGGATGGCGCCGATGCGTTCGCACATCTTCGACCAATTGCGCCGGCTGAAATCGAAACGCAAGATGACGTTCTGGTACGGCGCGCGCAGCAAGCGCGAAATGTTCTATGTGGAAGATTTCGACATGCTCGCGAGAGAAAATCCCAATTTCACCTGGCATGTCGCCTTGTCCGATCCATTGCCGGAAGACAACTGGACCGGTTATACCGGCTTCATTCATAACGTGCTGTATGAAAACTATCTGAAAAATCATCCGGCACCGGAAGACTGCGAGTTCTATATGTGCGGTCCGCCGATGATGAACGCAGCGGTGATCAAGATGCTGCTCGATATCGGTGTCGAGCCGGAAAACATCATGCTCGACGATTTCGGCGGCTAA
- the nqrE gene encoding NADH:ubiquinone reductase (Na(+)-transporting) subunit E, with amino-acid sequence MEAYISLFIKSVFIENLALSFFLGMCTFIAVSKKISTAIGLGVAVMIVQAITVPANNLVYHAVLKENALASIGINGVDLSFLALLSCIGIIAGLVQILEMILDKFFPALYHALGVFLPLITVNCAILGGSLFMIERDYNFGESVTYGVGSGLGWALAITVMAGVREKLKYSDIPAGLQGLGITFITAGLMSLGFMAFSGIQL; translated from the coding sequence ATGGAAGCGTATATCAGTTTATTTATCAAATCGGTTTTCATTGAAAACCTGGCGCTGTCCTTCTTTCTGGGTATGTGCACCTTTATCGCGGTGTCGAAGAAAATTTCGACTGCGATAGGTCTCGGCGTCGCGGTGATGATCGTACAGGCGATCACCGTGCCGGCCAACAACCTGGTTTATCATGCGGTATTGAAGGAAAACGCCTTGGCTTCCATCGGAATCAACGGCGTTGATCTGAGCTTTTTGGCCTTATTGAGCTGTATTGGAATCATCGCGGGCCTGGTACAGATTCTCGAAATGATTCTGGATAAGTTTTTTCCGGCCCTTTACCATGCGCTGGGCGTGTTTTTGCCGTTGATTACGGTCAACTGCGCGATTCTGGGCGGCAGTTTGTTCATGATCGAGCGCGACTACAACTTCGGCGAAAGCGTGACCTACGGTGTCGGTAGCGGTCTGGGCTGGGCATTGGCGATTACGGTCATGGCCGGCGTGCGCGAAAAGCTCAAATACAGTGATATTCCCGCCGGTTTGCAGGGCCTGGGCATCACTTTCATTACTGCGGGTCTGATGTCTCTCGGCTTCATGGCTTTCTCCGGAATCCAACTGTAA
- a CDS encoding NADH:ubiquinone reductase (Na(+)-transporting) subunit D, with product MSAVLDKVGLNSETQKVVTTPLVENNPITLQVLGICSALAVTSKMSTSLIMALALTLVTAFSSAAISAIRNHIPSSIRIIVQMTIIASLVIVVDQLLKAFAFDVSKQLSVFVGLIITNCIVMGRAEGYAMKNPPLESFWDGIGNGLGYSLILVTVAFFRETLGSGKLLGFEVLKLTKDGGWYDPNGLMLLPPSAFFIIGLIIWGVRQAKPNQRETVDYKIMSIAHGEGGHH from the coding sequence ATGAGTGCAGTATTAGATAAAGTCGGACTCAATTCCGAAACTCAAAAAGTGGTGACCACGCCGCTGGTCGAAAACAACCCGATCACTTTACAGGTCCTGGGGATCTGTTCGGCGCTGGCGGTCACTTCGAAAATGTCGACCTCGCTGATCATGGCGCTGGCCTTGACGCTGGTCACCGCGTTTTCGAGCGCGGCGATCAGCGCGATCCGGAACCATATTCCGAGCAGCATCCGGATCATCGTGCAAATGACGATCATCGCATCGCTCGTGATCGTGGTCGATCAGTTATTGAAAGCGTTTGCGTTCGATGTCAGCAAGCAGCTGTCGGTTTTCGTCGGCCTGATCATCACGAACTGTATCGTGATGGGCCGTGCCGAAGGTTATGCGATGAAGAATCCGCCGCTCGAAAGCTTTTGGGACGGCATCGGCAACGGCCTGGGCTATAGCCTGATCCTGGTCACCGTCGCGTTTTTCCGCGAAACCCTGGGTTCCGGCAAGCTGCTCGGTTTTGAAGTGCTCAAATTGACCAAAGACGGCGGCTGGTACGATCCAAACGGCCTCATGCTGCTGCCGCCCAGCGCGTTCTTCATCATCGGCCTGATCATCTGGGGCGTGCGCCAAGCGAAGCCGAACCAGCGCGAAACGGTCGATTACAAAATCATGTCGATAGCTCACGGTGAAGGAGGGCACCACTAA
- a CDS encoding Na(+)-translocating NADH-quinone reductase subunit C: MPNQQKPCKHLEKVCNKLNEYESYRKFLIYKDKILAMGNDSLEKTIAIALSLCFVCAILVSFSAVALKPFQIYNKDLDMKKNILDVAGLLEEGMDIDKAFADKIEAKVVDLETGDYVENIDANAYDQRKAAKDPAQSVAIPKEKDIAHIRVKAKLAKVFLVKEGGTLKSVILPVSGYGLWSTLYGFLSLDPDGQTVQSINFYDQAETPGLGGEVVNPNWRALWKGKKVYAVTNQPSMEKGLIAEADVGEPALSLIKGTVDPSKPGSEYQVDGLAGATLTSTGVTNLVRYWMSQEGFAKYLSKVRVNQGAKS, translated from the coding sequence ATGCCTAATCAACAAAAGCCATGCAAACATCTGGAAAAGGTTTGCAATAAGCTGAATGAATACGAGTCTTATCGTAAGTTTTTAATTTATAAAGATAAAATTCTGGCGATGGGCAACGATAGTCTGGAGAAGACTATCGCGATCGCACTGTCGCTGTGCTTTGTCTGCGCGATTTTAGTGTCGTTCTCGGCGGTCGCGCTGAAGCCGTTCCAGATCTATAACAAGGATCTGGACATGAAGAAAAACATCCTCGACGTCGCCGGCCTGCTCGAAGAGGGCATGGATATCGACAAGGCATTCGCGGATAAGATCGAAGCGAAAGTCGTCGACCTGGAAACCGGCGATTATGTCGAAAACATCGACGCGAATGCTTACGATCAACGCAAGGCTGCGAAAGATCCGGCGCAAAGCGTCGCGATTCCGAAGGAGAAAGATATTGCGCATATCCGCGTCAAGGCAAAACTGGCCAAAGTCTTTTTGGTCAAGGAAGGCGGTACGCTGAAATCGGTCATCCTGCCGGTCAGCGGTTATGGTTTGTGGTCGACCCTGTACGGCTTCTTGTCGTTGGATCCGGACGGCCAAACGGTGCAAAGCATCAACTTTTATGACCAGGCAGAAACGCCGGGCCTGGGCGGCGAAGTGGTGAACCCGAATTGGCGCGCACTGTGGAAAGGCAAAAAGGTCTATGCGGTGACCAATCAGCCGTCGATGGAAAAAGGTCTGATTGCCGAAGCCGATGTCGGCGAGCCGGCGTTGAGCCTGATCAAAGGCACCGTCGATCCGAGCAAGCCGGGTTCCGAATATCAGGTTGACGGTTTGGCGGGGGCGACCCTGACAAGTACCGGCGTGACCAATCTGGTCAGGTACTGGATGAGCCAAGAAGGCTTTGCGAAGTACCTGAGCAAAGTGAGAGTGAATCAAGGGGCAAAATCATGA
- a CDS encoding NADH:ubiquinone reductase (Na(+)-transporting) subunit B, which produces MSAREFLDKLEPHFTKGGRFEKYYGLYEMVDTFIYTPPTVTRGTTHVRDGNDLKRTMTFVVIATAFCILMALYNTGYQANLAINALGREGAEGWRGVIMSLFGYNTMNPLSNLLHGALYFFPIYIVTLAVGGVWEVLFATVRGHEVNEGFLVSSMLYALILPPDMPLWQVALGISFGIVIGKEVFGGTGKNFLNPALTGRAFLYFAYPASISGDSVWVAVDGYTAATPLGLAANGGMEAVYKANYTWMQTFFGFEPGCLGETSTLAILIGAAFLLWTRVASYRIMAGVFLGMVATSSLLNFIGSNTNPMFTMPWYWHLTTGGFAFGMVYMATDPVSAAMTDAGRWIFGVLVGFMTVVVRVINPAFPEGIMLAILFSNMFAPTIDYFVIQANIRRRIKRHA; this is translated from the coding sequence AAGTATTACGGCCTCTACGAGATGGTCGATACTTTCATTTACACGCCACCGACAGTAACGCGCGGCACGACCCATGTTCGCGACGGCAACGACTTGAAACGCACGATGACCTTCGTCGTCATCGCCACCGCTTTCTGTATCCTGATGGCATTGTACAACACCGGCTATCAGGCGAACTTGGCGATCAATGCGCTGGGAAGAGAGGGCGCCGAAGGCTGGCGCGGCGTAATCATGAGCCTGTTCGGCTATAACACGATGAATCCGCTGTCCAATCTGCTGCACGGCGCCTTGTATTTCTTTCCGATCTACATCGTGACCCTGGCGGTCGGCGGTGTGTGGGAAGTTTTGTTCGCGACCGTGCGCGGCCATGAAGTCAACGAAGGCTTTTTGGTTTCCTCGATGCTGTATGCCCTGATCCTGCCGCCCGACATGCCGTTGTGGCAAGTCGCGCTCGGCATTTCGTTCGGTATCGTAATCGGCAAGGAAGTGTTCGGCGGTACCGGCAAGAATTTTCTGAATCCTGCATTGACCGGTCGCGCCTTCCTGTATTTCGCGTATCCGGCTTCGATCTCGGGCGATTCGGTCTGGGTTGCGGTCGACGGTTATACCGCCGCGACCCCGCTGGGTCTGGCTGCGAACGGCGGTATGGAAGCGGTCTATAAAGCCAATTATACCTGGATGCAAACGTTCTTCGGCTTTGAGCCGGGTTGTCTTGGCGAGACCTCGACGTTGGCGATCCTGATCGGCGCAGCCTTCCTGCTGTGGACGCGCGTCGCATCCTACAGGATCATGGCCGGCGTATTCCTGGGCATGGTGGCGACCTCGTCTCTGCTCAATTTTATCGGCAGCAACACCAATCCGATGTTTACTATGCCCTGGTACTGGCATTTGACCACCGGCGGCTTCGCTTTCGGCATGGTGTATATGGCGACCGATCCGGTTTCCGCGGCGATGACCGACGCCGGCCGCTGGATTTTCGGCGTATTGGTCGGCTTCATGACCGTAGTGGTGCGTGTCATCAATCCGGCTTTTCCGGAAGGCATCATGCTGGCGATTCTGTTCTCGAACATGTTTGCGCCGACGATCGACTATTTCGTAATTCAGGCCAATATCAGAAGAAGGATCAAACGCCATGCCTAA